The Syntrophobotulus glycolicus DSM 8271 DNA window CGGCTGTCCGCGTCGGAATAATCGATCTGAACAATAGTTTCTGTCCATATGGCTTTTTCCAGCAGGGAAAATGTCCTTTCCAGGTTATCCCCTTCCCGCAAGACGCCAAAATCCAGCGCCACACTCTGTCTCAATGATGAAACGGTAGAGAGCACCTTTTCAAGAGTCGAGTCGGCTTTTCCCTTTATGTATGCGGAACAAAAACCTTTCAGAGCAATAATGATGTTTTGGTAGTCTTCTTTGCTATATATTTGCTTATCCAGAGAAAAAGTTTCCGCAATACTGTACCCGCCAGCGGATCCATGGTATGTTACGATGGGAATTCCCGCCAGACAAAGCGTCTCAATGTCCCGCTGGATGGTTCGTTTAGAAACCTCAAAACGGTCAGCCAGTGTTTTGGCATTGACTATTTTATGGTTAAGCAGACATGTTGTTATCCCAAGTAATCTATCTATCCTCATCGTCTATTTCTCCAATATGAAAAGCAATAATCACAATCCTGTATTCGTGCCTGCCTATCTGTCTCAATTATAGTCTTTAATTTGGGAAAAAAGAAATTATCCTTTTGTGCGGATTTATCACCAGCCTTTGGAAAGAATTTACCGTCTATTTGCTCTCATCTTGATAGAAAATTTAAATACTATATTACTTTTTTCAACCTTTTGCCACGAACATCGTTCATCATTTCCATCATTGCCGTCATCAGCACAGTCAATATCATTAAGTAAAACGGGTATAGGCTGATATCGATTTTTTCAGCCAAAAACCCAAAAAACGGAGCCATGAATGTCGTTCCTACATATGCACATGCCATTTGCAC harbors:
- a CDS encoding helix-turn-helix transcriptional regulator: MRIDRLLGITTCLLNHKIVNAKTLADRFEVSKRTIQRDIETLCLAGIPIVTYHGSAGGYSIAETFSLDKQIYSKEDYQNIIIALKGFCSAYIKGKADSTLEKVLSTVSSLRQSVALDFGVLREGDNLERTFSLLEKAIWTETIVQIDYSDADSRVSARDVEPLLLTYKWYSWYLLAYCQKKKDYRLFKLARITRAEHKNRPFSCRHLDTARILEECTGGDIRRYLKIKLYCKPAVRQQVLEYLNGSIAEELEDGGFIYEMYLPEKERLWFSVIMGFGDQVVVLEPDQLKKKLLDTANKILKNYDS